One window of Desulfomicrobium apsheronum genomic DNA carries:
- a CDS encoding TRAP transporter large permease: MSPAGIGFLGIAIMLLLFATRMPVAFVMGVVGFVGFSVLTSVQGGLNMLSRSMYEVFVSYDLTTIPLFILMGQLAFNAGISRRLFTTTYHFFGHIRGGLAMATVSACTAFGAVCGSSPATAATMATVAIPEMKRFGYRDRLAAGAVAAGGGLGMIMPPSVVLIIYGVLTEQSIGRLFVAGILPAFILTGLFLCAIWITCRRHPDFGPAAEHFSWRRRIKSLTGLIDTIIIFAVVLAGLFKGWFTPTEAASVGAFSVLVLGLVRRQLNVRLIFKSLEETLRTSCMILFLVAGAVVFGKFLAVTRIPFTTASYIGGLEIPALAVMAIIVFIYFLGGCFMDSLAMIMLTVPVFYPVVMNLGYDPIWFGVIIVLVTEMGVITPPVGINVYVVYGVTTAMKQNISLESIFRGIYPFLVATVIGIAILFFIPQIVTFLPSLM; encoded by the coding sequence ATGAGCCCGGCCGGAATCGGATTTTTGGGCATAGCGATCATGCTCCTGCTTTTCGCCACGCGCATGCCCGTGGCTTTTGTCATGGGTGTGGTCGGCTTTGTGGGATTTTCCGTGCTGACTTCCGTTCAGGGCGGGTTGAACATGCTCAGCCGCAGCATGTACGAGGTTTTTGTCTCCTACGACCTGACGACCATTCCCCTTTTCATTCTCATGGGGCAACTGGCCTTCAACGCAGGCATAAGCAGGCGTCTTTTCACGACTACCTACCATTTTTTCGGACACATCCGAGGCGGACTGGCCATGGCCACGGTTTCGGCCTGCACCGCCTTTGGCGCAGTTTGCGGATCCAGTCCGGCCACGGCCGCGACCATGGCCACTGTGGCCATCCCGGAAATGAAGCGTTTTGGGTATCGCGATCGCCTGGCGGCGGGAGCGGTGGCTGCGGGTGGTGGGCTTGGAATGATCATGCCGCCGAGCGTGGTGCTGATCATTTACGGCGTGCTCACGGAACAATCCATCGGACGGCTTTTCGTCGCCGGCATCCTGCCTGCCTTCATACTGACTGGGCTGTTTCTGTGTGCGATTTGGATCACGTGCCGCCGCCATCCTGATTTCGGGCCCGCAGCCGAGCACTTTTCATGGCGCAGACGAATCAAATCATTGACCGGTCTCATCGATACGATCATCATTTTCGCCGTTGTCCTGGCCGGGCTTTTCAAGGGCTGGTTCACCCCCACCGAAGCTGCGTCCGTGGGCGCTTTTAGCGTGTTGGTGCTGGGACTGGTACGGCGTCAGCTGAACGTGCGGCTGATTTTCAAGTCCCTGGAAGAGACTTTGCGCACCTCGTGCATGATTCTTTTCCTGGTTGCCGGAGCCGTGGTTTTCGGGAAATTCCTGGCCGTGACCCGCATCCCCTTCACCACGGCGAGCTACATCGGCGGTCTTGAAATTCCCGCGCTGGCGGTCATGGCCATCATCGTGTTCATCTATTTTCTCGGCGGATGCTTCATGGACTCCCTGGCCATGATCATGCTGACCGTCCCGGTCTTCTATCCAGTGGTCATGAACCTTGGCTACGATCCCATCTGGTTCGGGGTCATCATCGTGCTGGTCACGGAAATGGGGGTCATCACGCCGCCCGTGGGCATCAACGTCTACGTGGTCTACGGCGTGACCACGGCCATGAAACAGAACATCAGCCTGGAATCCATTTTTCGCGGCATCTATCCCTTCCTGGTGGCCACGGTCATCGGCATCGCCATCCTGTTTTTCATCCCCCAGATAGTGACCTTCCTGCCATCGCTCATGTGA
- a CDS encoding ATP-binding cassette domain-containing protein yields the protein MSSTTPLIQLRNISKAFGGREILRGATLDIQRNEITAIIGKSGGGKSVLVKHIIGLITADSGEIIFDGIPYSNMKRKDFSAIKNRCSYMFQNNALFDSMTVFENIALPLREKFKLGKKDLEDKVRARIEQLELTEVAQMYPKQISGGMQKRVALARALVTEPEIIFFDEPTTGLDPIRKKTVFSMIHRYHEKLNFTAVIITHDIPDIFYIAHTVNILDEGRIIFSGSPVALEQSSDPGLYTYTHGHEMLIDELTGLHNRLSLMRKIEAFGAEVQGSEQLVLATVRLLGMRTMMDYKGDLLAHAFIRNLAKFVNSFLPEGACAGMFSKEILVIAAKTKDESTLELFLSQLEAFFTNLTIETYCHKHRLQVEIGGALVTTGLSAYSAIQEALATSKKYV from the coding sequence ATGAGCAGCACAACACCTCTCATTCAACTGCGCAATATTTCGAAGGCGTTCGGCGGCAGGGAAATCCTGCGGGGCGCAACCCTCGATATCCAGCGAAACGAGATCACCGCCATCATTGGAAAGAGCGGCGGCGGCAAGAGCGTCCTGGTCAAGCACATCATCGGCCTGATCACCGCCGACAGCGGGGAGATCATCTTCGACGGGATCCCCTATTCGAACATGAAGCGAAAGGATTTCTCGGCGATCAAGAACCGTTGCAGCTACATGTTTCAGAACAACGCGCTCTTCGATTCCATGACCGTGTTCGAGAACATCGCCCTGCCCCTGCGGGAAAAATTCAAGCTCGGGAAAAAGGATCTGGAAGACAAGGTCCGCGCCCGCATCGAACAGCTCGAACTGACCGAAGTCGCGCAGATGTATCCGAAGCAGATTTCCGGCGGCATGCAGAAACGCGTGGCCCTGGCGCGGGCGCTGGTCACGGAACCCGAGATCATCTTTTTCGACGAACCGACCACGGGTCTCGACCCCATCCGCAAGAAGACGGTCTTCTCCATGATCCACCGCTACCATGAAAAGCTCAATTTCACGGCGGTGATCATCACCCATGACATCCCCGACATTTTCTACATCGCGCACACCGTGAACATTCTCGACGAAGGCCGGATCATCTTTTCCGGATCGCCCGTGGCCCTGGAACAGTCCTCGGACCCGGGGCTTTACACCTACACGCACGGCCACGAGATGCTCATCGACGAATTGACAGGCCTGCACAACAGGCTCTCGCTCATGCGCAAGATCGAGGCCTTCGGGGCCGAAGTCCAAGGCTCCGAGCAACTTGTTCTGGCCACGGTCAGGCTTCTGGGCATGAGAACCATGATGGACTACAAGGGAGACCTTCTGGCCCACGCCTTCATCAGAAACCTGGCCAAATTCGTGAACTCCTTTCTGCCCGAGGGTGCCTGCGCGGGCATGTTTTCCAAGGAAATTCTGGTCATTGCGGCCAAAACCAAGGACGAATCAACCCTTGAGCTGTTTCTAAGCCAGCTTGAGGCCTTCTTCACCAACCTGACCATTGAAACATATTGTCACAAGCACAGACTTCAGGTCGAGATCGGCGGCGCGCTGGTAACCACAGGATTGAGCGCCTATTCGGCCATTCAGGAAGCACTTGCAACATCCAAGAAGTACGTATGA
- the mlaD gene encoding outer membrane lipid asymmetry maintenance protein MlaD has translation MKTNNSSLHLSIGLFVIVGLACTAYLAMTLANTTFFAGDSYEVTAKFTAVNGLRAGSNVEISGVSVGKVSSISLDQTLYQAVITMNIDNSVGIPVDSTAAIKTSGLIGDKYVSIIPGADDSLLKDKEILMDTQAALDIEEMISKYVFGSVDK, from the coding sequence ATGAAGACCAACAACTCCTCCCTGCATCTTTCCATCGGCCTTTTTGTCATCGTGGGCCTCGCCTGCACGGCCTATCTGGCCATGACCCTCGCGAACACGACGTTTTTCGCCGGTGACTCCTACGAGGTCACGGCCAAATTCACGGCCGTGAACGGACTCAGGGCCGGCAGCAACGTGGAAATTTCCGGCGTGTCGGTGGGCAAGGTTTCAAGCATCTCCTTGGACCAGACCCTTTACCAGGCCGTAATTACCATGAACATCGACAATTCCGTGGGCATTCCCGTCGACTCCACGGCCGCAATCAAGACAAGCGGACTCATCGGTGACAAGTACGTGAGCATCATCCCCGGTGCCGACGACTCGCTCCTGAAAGACAAGGAGATCCTCATGGATACACAGGCGGCCCTCGATATTGAGGAAATGATTTCAAAATATGTATTTGGAAGTGTCGACAAATGA
- a CDS encoding ABC transporter ATP-binding protein codes for MSTPMIDIRNLSAGYKGQPVLRGISLNVGEGEFTGILGPNGSGKTTLIRALSGVLPYASGSIHIAGHDVRALSAKARARHCATVAQKNPGLSGVRAMSLVLMGRYPHISFLGGYSRHDYLRVQAAMEETSCLDLAERSTEALSGGELQRVITAKALAQDTRLLLLDEAASNLDVARTMDLYELLRIKNAAGLTILTVAHDLNLAALYCQRLVFLKNGSVAADGPTREIFTAQTLSDIYETPLAVAEHPLTGTPQAYLVPRA; via the coding sequence GTGAGCACACCAATGATCGACATCCGGAACCTGAGCGCAGGCTACAAGGGACAACCCGTGCTGCGCGGCATCTCCCTTAACGTCGGGGAAGGCGAGTTCACGGGCATTCTCGGTCCCAACGGCAGCGGCAAGACGACCCTCATCCGCGCCCTGTCCGGAGTCCTGCCTTACGCTTCCGGCAGCATCCACATCGCGGGCCATGACGTACGTGCCCTTTCGGCCAAGGCCCGGGCCCGGCATTGCGCCACCGTGGCCCAGAAAAACCCGGGACTTTCCGGGGTGCGCGCCATGTCACTGGTGCTCATGGGGCGCTACCCTCATATTTCATTCCTTGGCGGCTACTCCAGGCACGACTACCTGCGCGTGCAGGCGGCCATGGAGGAGACAAGCTGTCTCGATCTTGCCGAGCGCAGCACCGAAGCGCTCTCCGGCGGAGAGCTGCAGCGAGTCATCACGGCCAAGGCCCTGGCCCAGGACACCAGACTCCTGCTGCTGGACGAGGCCGCGTCCAACCTCGACGTGGCCCGGACCATGGATCTCTACGAGCTGCTGCGAATCAAAAATGCCGCCGGACTGACAATCCTGACCGTGGCCCACGACCTGAATCTTGCCGCCCTCTATTGCCAGCGACTGGTCTTTCTGAAAAACGGTTCCGTCGCGGCCGATGGACCGACCCGCGAAATTTTCACGGCCCAAACCTTGAGTGACATATATGAAACACCCCTCGCCGTGGCGGAGCATCCCCTCACCGGGACTCCCCAAGCTTATCTGGTGCCTCGTGCTTAA
- a CDS encoding sirohydrochlorin cobaltochelatase produces MFKASHVCGLFLFIFLLALCGPALAGHRERPPKKGILLVAFGTTVPEARSALDHLGEKARLRFPGIEIRWAYSSRIVREKLAAQGQDFDSPAMALARMMDDGFTHVAVQSLHTIPGEEFHGLQRTVQAFSGLPKGMDSVVLGLPLLAEPADVEACASAIMASLPAERNAGEAVVLLGHGTHHPANIYYPGLQYSLNRHDPLVLIGTVEGTPSLDDVRQVLKDRKISTVYLAPFMAVAGDHALNDMAGDEEDSWKSVLTSDGLTCIPVLRGTAQIPAFVDIWLDHLQAALERLP; encoded by the coding sequence ATGTTCAAAGCCTCGCATGTTTGCGGACTCTTTCTGTTCATTTTTCTGCTCGCCCTGTGCGGCCCGGCCCTGGCCGGACACAGGGAGCGGCCGCCCAAAAAGGGAATCCTGCTGGTGGCCTTCGGCACGACCGTGCCCGAAGCGCGCAGCGCCCTGGATCACCTCGGAGAGAAAGCGCGGCTGCGCTTTCCCGGCATTGAAATCCGCTGGGCCTATTCTTCGCGCATCGTGCGCGAGAAACTTGCCGCCCAGGGTCAGGACTTCGATTCTCCGGCCATGGCCCTGGCGCGGATGATGGACGACGGCTTCACGCACGTGGCGGTACAGTCCCTGCACACCATCCCGGGAGAGGAATTCCACGGCCTGCAACGCACGGTACAGGCTTTTTCCGGCCTGCCCAAGGGCATGGACAGCGTGGTCCTGGGCCTGCCGCTGCTGGCCGAACCCGCCGACGTCGAAGCCTGCGCCTCGGCCATCATGGCCAGTCTCCCGGCGGAACGAAACGCGGGCGAAGCCGTCGTCCTGCTGGGCCACGGCACCCACCACCCGGCAAACATCTATTATCCAGGCCTCCAGTACTCCCTGAACCGACACGACCCGCTGGTCCTGATCGGCACCGTCGAAGGCACGCCGTCCCTGGACGACGTGCGGCAGGTTCTGAAAGACCGCAAGATCTCAACTGTCTATCTTGCGCCCTTCATGGCCGTGGCTGGGGACCATGCACTGAACGACATGGCCGGAGACGAGGAAGACTCCTGGAAATCCGTGCTCACCTCCGACGGCCTGACCTGCATTCCGGTCCTGCGCGGAACGGCCCAGATCCCGGCCTTCGTCGACATCTGGCTGGACCATCTACAGGCGGCGCTGGAGCGCCTGCCCTAG
- a CDS encoding TRAP transporter substrate-binding protein has product MRLFLRVATLAFVVLGFSAQAIAAGPAKLSYSNFFPPTHIQSILAEEWCREVEARSNGQVVIDYYPAGTLTKPKDCYDGVVQRISDIGLSALGYTKGRFPVLSGVDLPMGYTTGVQATALANAVYDQFKPKEFDDVHVLYFHAHGPGKLHTAGKAVISMEELKGMKIRATGNSASVISALGGNPVAMSMPDSYQSIQKGVVNGGIYPVETNKGWKMGEVVDYLTDTTAVAYTTTFFVVINKDVWVSLSPEVQKAMTEVSQDWIPRHGKAWDDSDKEGLEFFLAQEGNAVVTLEPAEAERWTKAMEPIFGEYEAECAKAGADGKAVLDFMRANLK; this is encoded by the coding sequence ATGAGGCTGTTCTTACGAGTCGCGACCCTGGCTTTCGTCGTTCTGGGATTTTCGGCGCAGGCCATCGCCGCGGGACCCGCCAAGCTGTCCTACAGCAACTTCTTCCCGCCGACCCACATCCAGTCGATTCTGGCCGAGGAGTGGTGCCGCGAGGTCGAGGCCCGCTCGAACGGTCAGGTCGTCATCGACTACTATCCGGCAGGCACCCTGACCAAGCCCAAGGATTGCTATGACGGCGTGGTGCAGCGCATCTCGGATATCGGTCTGTCCGCCCTCGGTTACACCAAGGGGCGTTTCCCGGTCCTGTCCGGAGTGGATCTGCCCATGGGCTACACGACCGGCGTGCAAGCCACGGCGCTGGCCAACGCAGTGTACGACCAGTTCAAGCCCAAGGAATTCGACGACGTGCATGTCCTTTATTTTCATGCGCATGGACCGGGCAAATTGCATACCGCCGGCAAGGCCGTGATCTCCATGGAAGAGCTGAAGGGCATGAAGATCCGCGCCACCGGCAACAGCGCAAGCGTCATCTCCGCCCTGGGCGGCAATCCGGTGGCCATGTCCATGCCCGACTCCTACCAGTCCATCCAGAAGGGCGTCGTCAATGGTGGAATCTATCCCGTCGAGACCAACAAGGGCTGGAAGATGGGCGAAGTCGTCGACTATTTAACGGACACCACCGCCGTGGCCTACACGACCACTTTTTTTGTGGTCATCAACAAGGATGTCTGGGTTTCACTCTCCCCCGAGGTGCAAAAAGCGATGACCGAGGTCAGCCAGGACTGGATTCCAAGGCACGGAAAAGCCTGGGATGACAGCGACAAGGAAGGCCTGGAATTTTTCCTGGCCCAGGAGGGCAACGCCGTGGTCACCCTGGAACCGGCCGAGGCCGAACGCTGGACCAAGGCCATGGAGCCCATCTTCGGTGAATACGAGGCCGAATGCGCCAAGGCCGGAGCGGACGGCAAGGCCGTGCTTGATTTCATGCGCGCCAACTTGAAATAG
- a CDS encoding FecCD family ABC transporter permease — protein MNDRRHTRAWLAMAAAVPLSIYAALFFGSYPLPAEAIHNALAAMLHGQIESQELVIVRDIRLGRILLSFLTGAALAVSGGVFQGLLRNPLADPFTLGISSGAACGAALALGMGWTVAGLSTLPLAALGGAFAAMTLVLAMSRLAGDFSRESLVLGGIVVSTFLGAAIALIKSLNEESVAAIVFWIMGSFQGRGFEHVGLMLPYMIAGSALVLFLARELDILGLGSEQAAQVGVSVGRARIGLLIGAGMLTAAAVSVSGIIGFVGLVVPHLVRMLIGPDSRPLLLFSALGGGILLLWSDVLARTILSHGAELPVGVVTALFGGPFFCLIMARGRRP, from the coding sequence ATGAACGACAGGCGACACACAAGGGCATGGCTGGCCATGGCGGCGGCCGTGCCCCTTTCCATCTATGCAGCCCTTTTTTTCGGGTCCTACCCCCTGCCCGCCGAGGCCATCCACAACGCCCTCGCGGCCATGCTCCATGGCCAGATCGAGAGTCAGGAACTGGTCATCGTGCGCGACATCCGTCTGGGCCGCATCCTGCTTTCGTTCCTGACCGGCGCTGCATTGGCCGTATCCGGCGGCGTTTTCCAGGGCCTGCTGCGCAACCCTCTGGCCGACCCGTTCACCCTCGGGATATCCAGCGGCGCGGCCTGCGGCGCGGCCCTGGCTCTGGGCATGGGATGGACCGTGGCGGGGCTTTCGACCCTCCCGCTGGCCGCGCTTGGCGGAGCGTTCGCGGCCATGACCCTGGTCCTGGCCATGAGCAGACTGGCCGGAGACTTCTCCCGCGAGAGCCTTGTTCTGGGTGGGATCGTCGTCTCCACTTTTCTCGGCGCAGCCATCGCCCTCATCAAGTCATTGAACGAAGAGTCGGTGGCGGCCATCGTGTTCTGGATCATGGGCAGCTTCCAGGGGCGGGGGTTCGAGCACGTGGGGCTCATGCTGCCGTACATGATCGCAGGCTCCGCCCTGGTCCTTTTTCTGGCCCGGGAGCTCGACATCCTGGGCCTCGGGTCCGAGCAGGCGGCACAGGTCGGCGTGTCCGTGGGACGGGCGCGCATCGGCCTGCTCATCGGTGCCGGAATGCTGACCGCCGCGGCAGTCAGCGTCTCCGGCATCATCGGCTTCGTCGGCCTTGTGGTGCCCCATCTGGTGCGCATGCTCATCGGACCGGACTCAAGGCCCCTGCTTCTTTTTTCGGCCCTGGGCGGAGGAATCCTGCTGCTCTGGTCCGACGTTCTGGCCCGCACCATTCTCTCCCACGGAGCGGAATTGCCCGTGGGCGTGGTCACAGCCCTGTTCGGAGGCCCCTTCTTCTGCCTGATCATGGCCAGGGGACGCAGGCCGTGA
- a CDS encoding TetR/AcrR family transcriptional regulator: MARKQQEKSLQTQRELLDSAEKLFAAKGFVATTVAEITSDAGYAKGNFYRHWQSKDEIMLAIIAIKMQSYRAMRDAALQDARSLEEVMDRILDFLVTMIDDRNWSSIFLEFTIHASRNEDLRAQLNQSLYRLSNEIFDDIVAPYVRSGYPARKIGALNTALFEGFLIHSLLGTGTIDRKDFRRAAMKLALANALDTQE, from the coding sequence GTGGCCAGAAAACAGCAGGAAAAATCACTCCAGACCCAGCGCGAGCTGCTCGATTCGGCGGAAAAACTTTTCGCCGCCAAGGGCTTTGTCGCTACCACTGTGGCCGAGATCACTTCGGACGCAGGCTATGCCAAGGGTAATTTCTATCGGCACTGGCAAAGCAAGGACGAGATCATGCTGGCCATCATCGCCATCAAGATGCAGTCCTACCGCGCCATGCGCGATGCCGCGTTGCAGGATGCGCGCAGCCTTGAAGAGGTCATGGACCGTATCCTCGATTTTCTGGTGACCATGATCGATGACCGCAACTGGAGTTCGATCTTTCTCGAATTCACCATCCATGCCTCCCGCAACGAGGATCTGCGCGCGCAGCTCAACCAGTCCCTGTATCGTCTCTCCAACGAAATTTTTGATGACATTGTCGCGCCGTATGTGCGCAGCGGTTATCCGGCGCGCAAGATCGGCGCCCTGAACACGGCCCTGTTCGAGGGATTTCTGATCCATTCCCTGCTCGGGACGGGGACCATCGACCGCAAGGATTTTCGCCGGGCAGCCATGAAACTCGCTCTGGCCAACGCCCTGGATACCCAGGAATAA
- a CDS encoding amphi-Trp domain-containing protein gives MSDKKKLVSVEETRLAYMAGMLLKEIADGLSKRKFEFKTADGPVTVTVPKDVDIEYSVVQKDKEGETKTKLEIEISW, from the coding sequence ATGTCCGACAAGAAAAAACTCGTTAGCGTAGAAGAAACCCGCCTGGCCTACATGGCCGGGATGCTGCTCAAGGAAATCGCGGACGGCCTGTCCAAACGCAAGTTCGAATTCAAGACCGCTGACGGCCCCGTTACGGTGACCGTGCCCAAGGATGTGGATATCGAGTACAGCGTGGTGCAGAAAGACAAGGAAGGCGAAACCAAGACCAAGCTTGAAATCGAGATTTCCTGGTAA
- a CDS encoding ABC transporter substrate-binding protein gives MLNLFLFQAAAGATSLDGISVMDDEGRRIRLDAPATRIIALYGAFNEILADMGRENLLIARTASDDLPPSIAGKPSIGTHLRPNAELIIGLAPDLVLQLGGRGEAMEPVRFLEKRGLKVAVFDLENFDQLFSVMERLGTLTASTDQATERIHFMRSELARIEAQNRPPRPKIFFEARYPTLLAAGQGSMASEIIFKAGGENCVAAPDKLVRLGEEELLRLAPDIYLMQAGPMNPSPVPMTDRSLFRTLDCVNSGQVHVVDQKVFSRPGPRSLEAVRQLSNIISNWKKEVRP, from the coding sequence GTGCTTAACCTTTTCCTGTTTCAGGCGGCAGCGGGCGCAACCTCCCTGGACGGGATCTCCGTCATGGACGATGAAGGCCGCCGGATACGCCTCGATGCGCCCGCGACCCGGATCATCGCCCTCTACGGCGCGTTCAACGAGATCCTGGCCGACATGGGCCGCGAAAACCTGCTCATCGCCCGCACCGCCAGTGACGACCTGCCCCCGTCCATCGCCGGCAAGCCGTCCATCGGAACACATTTGCGGCCCAACGCGGAGCTGATCATCGGCCTTGCGCCGGATCTTGTCCTGCAGCTCGGCGGCCGGGGCGAGGCCATGGAGCCGGTGCGCTTTCTGGAAAAACGGGGCCTCAAGGTCGCGGTCTTCGATCTTGAGAATTTCGACCAGCTATTTTCCGTCATGGAGCGCCTCGGCACTCTGACCGCGAGCACGGATCAGGCCACGGAACGCATCCACTTCATGCGCTCGGAACTTGCGCGCATCGAAGCCCAAAACCGCCCACCCCGACCTAAAATCTTCTTCGAGGCTCGCTACCCCACGCTCCTGGCGGCAGGACAGGGCTCCATGGCGTCGGAGATAATTTTCAAGGCCGGCGGGGAAAACTGCGTCGCCGCCCCGGACAAGCTCGTGCGCCTGGGTGAAGAGGAGCTCCTGCGCCTCGCCCCCGACATCTACCTCATGCAGGCGGGGCCCATGAACCCGAGCCCCGTACCCATGACCGATCGCAGCCTCTTTCGCACCCTGGACTGCGTGAACTCCGGCCAGGTCCATGTCGTGGATCAGAAGGTCTTTTCCCGACCCGGCCCGCGCAGCCTTGAGGCCGTGCGCCAACTCTCAAACATCATTTCAAACTGGAAAAAGGAGGTCCGACCATGA
- a CDS encoding TRAP transporter small permease: protein MEIVEKILARIGSVMRIGGCLCLLGMALLTVADITGRLNRSPIFGSEEIVTFLAVLALGLSLPYAHSHRSHIGVEVFVQLMSTKVRRRLKLFRETLSVIFFATVTVMMLAYARDKHLSGEVSMNLGLPEYLFLYALGACFAVATLTMFVDLLQFVLQRRNS from the coding sequence GTGGAGATCGTTGAAAAAATTCTGGCACGTATCGGAAGCGTGATGCGCATCGGCGGATGCCTGTGTCTTCTGGGAATGGCGCTGCTGACCGTGGCCGATATTACAGGCAGGTTGAATCGCAGCCCCATTTTCGGCTCCGAGGAGATCGTCACCTTTCTGGCCGTTCTGGCGTTGGGGCTCTCCCTGCCGTACGCGCATTCACATCGCTCGCACATCGGGGTGGAGGTCTTCGTGCAGCTCATGTCCACCAAGGTGCGCCGTCGGCTCAAACTGTTCCGCGAAACCCTGTCCGTCATTTTTTTCGCCACAGTTACGGTTATGATGTTGGCGTATGCCCGGGACAAACATCTTTCCGGTGAGGTTTCCATGAATCTGGGTTTGCCCGAGTATCTCTTCCTGTACGCGCTTGGCGCATGCTTCGCCGTGGCAACCCTGACCATGTTCGTCGACCTTCTGCAATTCGTGCTGCAAAGGAGAAACTCATGA
- a CDS encoding MlaC/ttg2D family ABC transporter substrate-binding protein has protein sequence MRILFLFLIMLLPAPAVSQDNPTSYIRANVDKVVNILTSPEYEAETNKTEQLRQIEAVVDNFFDAEELSKRSLGQYWRIFTPEQKQEFQPLFLKLIKQVYLKKSITYNDEVVNYNQEIIKSDTLAEVHTTVTSPDLNIPIIYYMIRKDVSWKVYDVSVENVSLIKNYRSQFRSILQNNSPDKLIATLRDKTNE, from the coding sequence ATGAGAATTCTGTTCCTTTTCCTTATCATGCTTCTTCCTGCTCCGGCCGTGTCGCAGGACAACCCGACAAGCTACATCCGCGCCAACGTCGACAAGGTGGTAAACATCCTGACGTCTCCGGAATACGAGGCGGAAACAAACAAAACCGAGCAATTGCGTCAGATCGAAGCCGTGGTCGACAATTTTTTTGACGCCGAAGAGCTCTCCAAGCGCTCTCTTGGTCAATACTGGAGAATCTTCACTCCCGAACAGAAGCAGGAGTTTCAGCCCCTGTTCCTGAAACTCATCAAGCAGGTCTACCTCAAGAAATCCATCACCTACAATGACGAGGTCGTGAATTACAACCAGGAGATCATCAAGTCGGACACCCTGGCCGAAGTCCATACCACCGTTACTTCCCCCGACCTGAACATTCCGATCATCTACTACATGATCAGAAAAGACGTTTCATGGAAGGTCTACGACGTCTCGGTTGAGAATGTGAGCCTCATCAAAAACTACCGCTCCCAATTCCGGAGCATCCTGCAAAACAATTCGCCCGACAAACTCATTGCCACTTTGAGGGACAAAACCAATGAATAA
- a CDS encoding MlaA family lipoprotein — protein MNKRLLLLCLALCMILLQGCAGKKSSPSMNQDVAAGQEYEETYGEEENGPYPDQLEGFNRGVFSFNDGFITYVFTPIDTVYTGFFPPDIRAGFGNFYRNLGYPVRLINALLQFKFDKMAKETASFALNTFFGVGGLFNITHNMPSLQSSPEDFSQTLAFYGLDSGTYLVLPILGPTTLRDAVGSVADSFAHPLSFVTPDSAKYALIGHDRANSASAKLPAYKSIKEESFDHYTSMKDVYFQYRIGLEKE, from the coding sequence ATGAATAAGCGCCTTCTCCTGCTCTGTCTGGCCTTGTGCATGATCCTGCTCCAGGGATGCGCCGGCAAGAAATCCAGCCCTTCCATGAACCAAGACGTAGCGGCAGGTCAGGAATACGAAGAAACTTACGGGGAAGAAGAAAACGGCCCTTACCCCGACCAGCTGGAAGGCTTCAACCGTGGAGTATTTTCCTTCAACGACGGTTTCATCACCTACGTGTTCACACCCATCGACACGGTCTACACCGGATTTTTCCCGCCGGACATCCGCGCCGGGTTCGGCAACTTCTACCGCAATCTCGGGTACCCCGTGCGTCTCATCAACGCCCTCTTGCAGTTCAAGTTCGACAAGATGGCCAAGGAGACCGCGTCCTTTGCCCTGAACACGTTTTTCGGCGTGGGCGGCCTTTTCAACATCACCCACAACATGCCGAGCCTGCAATCATCCCCCGAGGATTTCAGCCAGACCCTGGCCTTTTACGGCCTGGACTCCGGCACGTATCTGGTGCTGCCAATCCTTGGGCCGACCACTCTGCGTGATGCAGTGGGCTCCGTCGCGGACTCCTTTGCTCATCCCCTCTCCTTCGTGACCCCGGACAGCGCGAAATACGCACTGATCGGACATGACAGGGCCAACTCGGCCTCGGCCAAGCTCCCAGCCTACAAGAGCATCAAGGAGGAATCCTTCGACCACTACACGAGCATGAAGGATGTCTATTTCCAGTACAGAATAGGCCTGGAGAAAGAATAA